One genomic segment of Acidimicrobiales bacterium includes these proteins:
- a CDS encoding enoyl-CoA hydratase-related protein — MTYELIEVDRPAQFVARVTLNRPDKRNAISTPMRAELLDALAAHDLDPEVRVTVLRGSGPCFSAGYDLGGDLMAEPPFHTSPGDGNWSRHVTENWFAFWDMAKPVIAQVHGYAIAGATELAQACDLVYVAEDARIGYPIVRVASPPDWQYHTPLLGMRRAMEIMLLGDDLTGAEAVALGWANRAFPAADLDDAVLDIAERVAGVETDLAQINKRLVHRQADIMGVRSAIRAGSEFQALAGHQRSVEAFKADPLGTMKRVNAADAARRAAREGASTPEA; from the coding sequence GTGACCTACGAGCTGATCGAGGTCGACCGGCCGGCGCAGTTCGTGGCCCGGGTCACCCTGAACCGCCCCGACAAGCGCAACGCCATCTCCACGCCGATGCGCGCCGAGCTGCTCGACGCGCTGGCCGCCCACGACCTCGACCCCGAGGTGCGGGTCACGGTGCTGCGGGGGTCGGGGCCGTGCTTCTCGGCGGGCTACGACCTGGGTGGCGACCTGATGGCCGAGCCGCCGTTCCACACGTCGCCCGGTGACGGCAACTGGTCGCGCCACGTCACGGAGAACTGGTTCGCGTTCTGGGACATGGCCAAGCCGGTCATCGCCCAGGTGCACGGCTACGCCATCGCCGGGGCCACCGAGCTGGCCCAGGCGTGCGACCTGGTCTACGTGGCCGAGGACGCCCGCATCGGCTACCCCATCGTGCGGGTGGCCTCGCCGCCGGACTGGCAGTACCACACGCCCCTGCTGGGCATGCGCCGGGCGATGGAGATCATGTTGCTCGGCGACGACCTCACCGGGGCCGAGGCGGTGGCCCTCGGGTGGGCCAACCGGGCCTTCCCGGCCGCCGACCTCGACGACGCGGTGCTCGACATCGCCGAGCGGGTGGCGGGCGTGGAGACCGACCTGGCCCAGATCAACAAGCGCCTCGTGCACCGCCAGGCCGACATCATGGGGGTGCGCTCGGCCATCCGGGCGGGGTCGGAGTTCCAGGCCCTCGCCGGGCACCAGCGCTCGGTCGAGGCGTTCAAGGCCGATCCGCTCGGCACCATGAAGCGGGTCAACGCCGCCGACGCCGCCCGGCGGGCGGCCCGCGAGGGGGCCTCGACGCCCGAGGCCTGA
- a CDS encoding LLM class F420-dependent oxidoreductase, producing MKLALGLDLYRGATMDVPVDDVRRAEALGYHSVWTAEAYGSDALSPLAYLAAVTDRIKLATGVVQIAARTPAATAMHALTIDALAGGDRVIIGLGVSGPQIVEGWYGQPWGNPNRRLREYVAIMRKVIAREPLTNEGPEFPLPYDGPRTLGQGKALKSILHPAGEIEIWLAAGGPRNTELSAEVADGMLPMGWGFDGPQVYGPALEAGFARRGERPDGFEVFGGVSVVFTDDVQAALDAMKPLTAMYVGGMGSETHNYHREAMARRGFPDEAARIQELWRAGRREEAVAAVPDEYHDDGALIGSEQRIRARWEPWTRSGLTGLIVRAEQPEGLDLLAELAGTRDQMEVGS from the coding sequence ATGAAGCTCGCCCTCGGTCTCGACCTCTACCGCGGCGCCACCATGGACGTGCCCGTCGACGACGTGCGCCGTGCCGAGGCGCTCGGCTACCACTCGGTGTGGACCGCCGAGGCGTACGGCTCCGACGCCCTGTCGCCCCTCGCGTACCTCGCCGCGGTCACCGACCGCATCAAGCTGGCCACCGGGGTCGTGCAGATCGCCGCCCGCACGCCGGCGGCGACGGCCATGCACGCCCTCACCATCGACGCCCTCGCCGGTGGCGACCGGGTCATCATCGGCCTCGGGGTGTCGGGCCCGCAGATCGTGGAGGGCTGGTACGGCCAGCCGTGGGGCAACCCGAACCGGCGTCTGCGCGAGTACGTGGCCATCATGCGCAAGGTCATCGCCCGCGAGCCGCTCACCAACGAGGGCCCCGAGTTCCCGTTGCCCTACGACGGGCCCCGCACCCTGGGTCAGGGCAAGGCGCTGAAGTCGATCCTGCACCCGGCGGGGGAGATCGAGATCTGGCTGGCCGCCGGCGGGCCCCGCAACACCGAGCTCTCCGCGGAGGTGGCCGACGGGATGCTGCCGATGGGGTGGGGGTTCGACGGCCCCCAGGTGTACGGGCCCGCTCTCGAAGCCGGGTTCGCGCGGCGGGGCGAGCGGCCCGACGGCTTCGAGGTGTTCGGCGGGGTGAGCGTGGTGTTCACCGACGACGTGCAGGCCGCCCTCGACGCCATGAAGCCGCTGACCGCCATGTACGTGGGCGGCATGGGCAGCGAGACGCACAACTACCACCGTGAGGCCATGGCCCGCCGGGGGTTCCCGGACGAGGCGGCCCGCATCCAGGAGCTGTGGCGGGCCGGCCGCCGCGAGGAGGCGGTGGCGGCCGTGCCCGACGAGTACCACGACGACGGGGCGCTGATCGGGTCCGAGCAGCGCATCCGGGCCCGCTGGGAGCCGTGGACCCGTTCCGGGCTGACCGGGCTCATCGTGCGCGCCGAGCAGCCCGAGGGTCTCGACCTGCTCGCCGAGCTGGCCGGCACCCGCGACCAGATGGAGGTGGGATCGTGA
- a CDS encoding TauD/TfdA family dioxygenase encodes MTTTHTDVVAEKDPSERLGAIRREVVPGIRMGPATHLAAERERLAGLTWQHFEARPLGATLGAELHGIDLTTELSDEAIAEIRQALYDYKVLFFRDQPLTAERHVAFAARFGELEIHPFIPGNPGRPELVRFEKTAEVGGYENSWHHDVTWRERPSMGAVLHAVEVPPSGGDTLFSDMYAAYESLDDETRALVDTLHARHDFMKAFGHNVPDDRKAEMRATYPVVEHPVTITHEGTGRKLLYVNRVFTDGIVGMDPDESAALLERLYREAETVEHQVRFHWEDDSVAFWDNRAVQHYAASDYWPARRVMERASIQGGRPQA; translated from the coding sequence ATGACCACCACCCACACCGACGTCGTCGCCGAGAAGGACCCCAGCGAACGCCTCGGGGCCATCCGCCGCGAGGTCGTCCCCGGCATCCGCATGGGCCCCGCCACCCACCTCGCCGCCGAACGCGAGCGCCTCGCCGGGCTCACCTGGCAGCACTTCGAGGCCCGCCCCCTCGGCGCCACCCTCGGCGCCGAGCTCCACGGCATCGACCTCACCACCGAGCTGAGCGACGAGGCCATCGCCGAGATCCGCCAGGCCCTCTACGACTACAAGGTCCTGTTCTTCCGCGACCAGCCCCTCACCGCCGAACGCCACGTCGCCTTCGCGGCCCGGTTCGGCGAGCTCGAGATCCACCCCTTCATCCCCGGCAACCCGGGACGTCCCGAGCTGGTCCGCTTCGAGAAGACCGCCGAGGTGGGCGGCTACGAGAACAGCTGGCACCACGACGTCACGTGGCGCGAACGCCCGTCGATGGGCGCCGTCCTCCACGCCGTCGAGGTGCCGCCCTCAGGGGGCGACACCCTCTTCAGCGACATGTACGCCGCCTACGAATCGCTCGACGACGAGACCCGGGCCCTCGTCGACACCCTCCACGCCCGCCACGACTTCATGAAGGCGTTCGGCCACAACGTCCCCGACGACCGCAAGGCCGAGATGCGCGCCACCTACCCGGTGGTCGAGCACCCCGTCACGATCACCCACGAGGGCACCGGCCGAAAGCTCCTCTACGTCAACCGCGTGTTCACCGACGGCATCGTGGGCATGGACCCCGACGAGAGCGCCGCCCTCCTCGAACGCCTCTACCGCGAAGCCGAGACCGTCGAGCACCAGGTGCGGTTCCACTGGGAGGACGACTCGGTGGCGTTCTGGGACAACCGGGCCGTGCAGCACTACGCGGCCAGCGACTACTGGCCGGCCCGCCGGGTCATGGAGCGGGCCAGCATCCAGGGCGGACGCCCCCAGGCCTGA